The sequence below is a genomic window from Streptosporangium lutulentum.
GGCGAGCTCGCGCGTGGCGACGGAGGCGGCGTGCGCGAGGGTGTCGCGGGCGGCTCCGGCGACCTGCGGGGCGCATCGCAGTGAGTAGGCGTCCTGGACGCGGGTGCAGGTGCCGTCCCGGTGGGATTCCATGATCCCGGAGTCCTTGAGCAGGGCCCGGAGGTTGGCGGCGCTGGCGGCCTGCCCGGGGTGCGGGCGCAGGCCCTGCAGGTCGGCGGCGAAGACGCGGTCGGTGCCGAGCAGCGCCTCCACGCTCATGGCGGCGCTGATGTCGGCGGTCCTGAACAGGCGGGTGAGGTCGTCCATGGCCAAGATGAGCATGCCGAGCATGCCGTCGGTCCCGTTGATGAGCGCCAGGCCCTCCTTGGCGGCCAGCTCGACGGGCTCGATGCCCGCCTGCTTCAGCGCCTCGGCGGCGTCCGTGCGCTCGCCCGCGGCGTCGCGGACGACCCCCTCGCCCATGATCGTGAGGGCCACGTGGGAGAGCGGCGCGAGGTCGCCGGAACAGCCGAGGCTGCCGTACTCGTGCACGATCGGGGTGATCCGCGCGTTGAGCAGGCTCTCCAGCACCTTGGCGGTCTTCGGGCGCACGCCGGTGTGACCGGTGGCCAGGGTGTGCAGGCGCAGCAACATCAGTGCCCGGGTGACCTCAATCTCCACCTCGGGGCCCGATCCCGCGGCGTGCGAGCGGACCAGAGAGCGCTGCAGCTGGGCACGGAGCGAGGGGTCGATGTGCCGGGTGGCGAGGGCGCCGAACCCGGTCGACACCCCGTAGGCGGGGGTGGGGCTCTCCGCGAGTTCGTCCACGCGGGTGCGGGCGGCGGCCATCGCCGCCACGGCGTCGTCGGTGAGGCGTACGGCGGCGCCGTGGCGGGCCACCTGGACGACCTCTTCGAAGCTCAGCGGCTCCGGACCGATGTTCACGACCACGTTGTCGCGCATGGCGTCACTCTCTCGCATAGTAAGCATTGGTAACCGGTGAACCCGGTGCTGGCTCCTTACATCACAACATACCGGTCCTATTCGGTTTGGGGAGTAGCCGGGTATTCGCTAGAGTTCCCTCAGTGACGCCGAGCCGATCCTGGCAGGCACACGCGGAAGTGGCTCAGTGGTAGAGCATCACCTTGCCAAGGTGAGGGTCGCGGGTTCGAATCCCGTCTTCCGCTCGGAAAGGGACTTCTGTCCCCCACTCGGTGGAGTGGCCGAGAGGCGAGGCAACGGCCTGCAAAGCCGTGTACACGGGTTCAAATCCCGTCTCCACCTCTGGTTTCAGCACGGACGATTAGCTCAGCGGGAGAGCGCTTCCCTGACACGGAAGAGGTCACAGGTTCAATCCCTGTATCGTCCACCACACTCCACGGCAGACCAGGCCTGACCTGGTTAAAAAGTCAAAGCCCCAGTTCACGGCACACACCGAGAATCTGGGGCTTTTTGTCGTTCCGGGTTGTCCGCGGTGCCTGTCGGCACCGGTGCCGATGTTGTGCTGACCCGTGGCGGCTCACCGGAACGCTCCATGATTTACCACCATGAAGGTCGCTTCAGAGACCAAAGTCGGACAGACAAGCGTCCAGACCGTGAACCTCAACGGGGACCGGGCAAACGAAGTCGTAACGATTCACGCGGAGCCGCTGGTCGATGCGGCGCTTGCCTTGAACCACCCGGGTGGTGATGCCGTCCGGTTGGTAGCCGAGCTTCCGGGAGACCGCCAACGACGCCGGGTTGTCCACGAACGCCGATGAAGTGGCCGTTTCTGCGTCCAGCCCGTCGAAGGCGAGGCTCAGGACGGCGGCGCGCATCTCAGTGCCCAGGCCCTTGCCCTGCCAGGCGCGCCCGAGCCAGGAGCCACTGGTGACCTCCCGGCTGGTCGCGAAGTCCGTCGCGCCGACGCCTTGGGAGCCGATGACCTGGCCGTCGTGCACGACGACGAAGTTGGCCTGCCATTCTTCGGGCCGCCACGCGGCGAGCATCCCGAGGTTGTGCTTGACCGTGTTGCGCGGCAACTGGTCGGCGGGGGCCTCTGTCCACGGGTGGAGGAACGGCATGAAGCCGGGCTCGTGCACCCCCTCCAGTGCCCGGTCGGCGAGCTCGTCCAGGTCCGCGAAAGAGGGCAGCCGCAGTTCCAGGCGAGGCGTGGTGAGGCGAAGATCGAGTAGAGGCCAGTGGCGCATATCCGGTGATTATCCCCGTGCGCCTGCCGTACGGCATCCGAATTGATCGCTGGTCGATTCCGGCGGACCACCCGCTTCGTGGTCGACCACGAAGCTCCCCGTGCCAGGAACGGTCACGGTCAATCCATCAGCCCTCAGGGCCCTGTGAACCTTCTGCCCCGTACCCGTGGCAACGCCGAACTCACTCAGCGGCTCAACCACGCTTGGCACACGGCCCCCAGGAGCGCAGATCCCATCATCGATGTTTCGGTCTCCGGGCCTCGGGTTCGCACGATGAGCTCTGAAACGGCTCCGCGTGGCTGCCGCCACGCGATGTGAGCGCGATGAATACTGAACGGCATGCGTGTCGACTTTGATCCCGAGGTCCTGGGCGGGGCGGCTTTCTACCGGTTCCTGACCTCGGTCGTCGTTCCGCGTCCGATCGCGTGGGTCTCCACCGTCACACCCGACGGAGCGGTGGACAACCTCGCTCCGCACTCCTTCTTCAGCGTCGCCAGCACCGATCCCCCGATCGTGCAGTTCACCTCGATCGGCCGCAAGGACTCCCTGCGCAACGTCGAGGACACCGGAGAGTTCGTCGTCAACTTCTCCTCCGAACCGCTGCTGAACCTGATCCGGGCCACCGCCACCGATTTCCCCCGGACCGTGAGCGAATTCGGCTTCGCGGGAATCGAACGCGAAGCCAGCCGTCATGTGCGACCGCCCCGGGTGGCCGCCTCTCCCGTTGTCCTGGAATGCCGTTCACACACCACTCTGCGCATGGGTAACTCCACCTTGGTGTTCGGCAGGGTCTTCCTCGCGTCGGTGCACGAGGAGTACATCGTCAACGGCCGGCCCGACGCCGAGCGGCTGCGCCCGTTGACCAAGCTCGGCGGCGACGAATGGGGGACGCTGGGCGAGATCTTGCACCTGAGCCGCATCCCTTACGAGGAGCCGCAGGCCGAATGACCCGTTGAGTCCGGAGGCTTCCCCGGCACGGTTCGGGCGAGCATGCCGCGGCCGACGCCGAACCGGTCACGCCGGCGCCCGAAGTCCTGTTCTCCCGCATTCCGTCCGGCCTCGAAGGTCTGAGAAGCGATCTGACCTCATGTTGGCTTGAGGTAGCAAGGTGGTCCGGGTGAAGACAACAGAGATCATCGAGCAGGCCCGCGAGATCGAGGCGATCAAGCGGGTGGTCGCCATGATCGAGCACTCCCAGAACAACGAGCTTCCCGACGAGTTCGTCGGCCTGTTCCGGTCCGACGCGATCTGGACGACGGGCGGGGGGAAGCTCCTGATCGGTCGCGATGAGATCGGAGAAGGCCCGCTCACCGGTGTGGCCGGTGAGCGGGTCTCGACGGCCGCCGGCCCGGGTTCGCCGGCCTGGAGATTCCTCGGCGTGTTCGATCGGCTGATTCACCCCGTCGTCGCGGAAGGCGACGCCGGTGACGGGTTCGTCGCGTCGAGCCGCCGCGGCCGGTGTCGCGGCGTCAGTCGGCGACGTCGGAGAAGGCGACGACCTTCTCGATGCGGACCCGGACCAGCAGCTCGCCGGGGACGCCGTTGCGGGCGCCGTACTCCTGTGCCAGATCCGCGCCCATGTAGCGGGCGGCGATCCGGGTCGCCCAGTCACGGAGCGCTTTCGGCTCGTCGCTGAGGTCGGCCCTTCCCTGCATCGTGACGAAGTCGAAGGGCGGCCGCTCGTCGTCGACGCATATCGCGACCCGGCAGTCTCGTGCCAGGTTGCGGCCCTTGACGGTGCTCTGACCGGTCATGAAGATCAGGTCGTCGCCGTCGAGCAGGAACCACACGGGCGCGATGTGCGGGCTCCCGTCGACCCGTACGGTCGACAGCTTGCCGGTGCGGGTCCCCTCCGAGACGAACGCCTGCCACTGCTCCTTCGACATTTTCTGTGCCATGTCTCCATCCTGCAACCATCGCCCGCCGAATCGCCGACCGCCTCGCCGGACCGCGCCGTCCTCGCGTCCACCGGGACGGGCCGGGACCTGACGCGCCGTCCGGGTGCGGGAGGACTCGGTGCCCGGCGCACGGCAAGGAGCTCGCGACCGAGGTCGTCGAGGACAGCGGGCCTCGGCGGACGAGGGGGCCGCTCCGAGGTCTCCGGGGGACCGAACAGGAGTGCCGCCGGAGGTCGGACCTCCGGCGGCACCCTGTCGTCGGCTCCGCCGACGTGGCGGCGTTGTCGGCGTCGTCGACTGCTTCTGGTTTTCCTACGGGTTGACGTTGATAGTGAAGGTGGACGTCGTGTTCCTGATGTTCACGGCGTTATTGGTCATCCTGAGGTTGTTGAACGTCACCGAGCCGACCGCGGGTCCCTGGCCGGGCTCGGGCATCTCGTTGGCCCAGATGCCGAACCCGGACTTGGCGTCGAAGGCGTCGCCGCTCTTCTGGGCACCCGAGATGGAGACGTTCGTGAAGACCGTGTCCGTGACCGGGAACTGCGGCTGGCCTCCCACGTAGTTCGTCTGGAACATGATGCCGCTGTAGGTCGGGTCCACGATGTCCACGTCGCTGACGCGGATGCCCTGGAACACCTTCGAAGCGGAGAAGACCCAGATCGCCGGGAAGGTCTGTCCTCCCCAGAAGTGCCCGCCGGCGCGGACGATCGAGATGTTCTCGAACCTGGTGGGCGGGCTGGCGCCGAAGCCGTTCATCGGGTAGCCGAAGTCGAGCGAGCTGATCGTGATGCCGGAGTAGACCAGCGTGTCCGCGATGTAGATGTTCCTGAACACGTTGTCGTACCCGCCGTAGACCGCGACACCGGCGGCACGCCAGGTCAGGATCGAGGTCAGGTTCTCATACACGTTGCCTCTCATATCGGATCCACCGCCGTCGATGGCCGAGAACAACGCGAAGCTGTCGTCTCCGGTCGCGCGGGCCTCGTTGTTGCTGACGAGGTTGTCCGTGCTGCCGTTCGTCATGTTGATGCCGTCGGCGAACATGTTGCGGATACGGGAGTTCTTGATCGTCACCCGGTCGGTGTTCAGGCCCCAGTACAGGCAGACCATGTGCTCGTTCCAGATGTTGTCGATCACGATGTTGGCGACGTTGGCGAAGTCGAACACCTTGCCCGGACCGTCGATGCGTGAGGTGTAGTTACCGAAGTAGGCGAAGTTCGAGAACGAGGAGCCTCCCGCCGATCCCTCCGCGCGGAAGCCGATGTCGGTGTTGTCCTGGGTCGTCGGAGCGCGGAACTGGGTGTACCACGGACCGGCGCCGACCACCTTGACGGCCTTGCCGTACACCTGGAACTTGCTCGCCGTCTGGTAGGTGCCCGGCGGCAGGTAGACGCCGACGAGGGTGCCGGTGGTGTCCATCCGGACCCGGTCGAGCGCGTTCTGCACGTCCTGGTGCGCGAAGCCCGTGGGCACCGCGTAGGTGGTGGGGTTGGGGTTGGCGATGGGCGCGACCTGCTCCAGGTTGATGAAGTCGATCGCGTACGTCGTCGTGTTGGCGGGGTCCTTCTGCAGCCTGATCTTGCTGCCGGCCGGGACGGTCGTCCCGAGCATGACGTTGGCCTCGTCGTAGATGTGACGTGCGCCCGCTCCCGGCGAGTTGCCGGGTGACGCCTCGTTGCCGTACAGCCACGCGTACTTGGAGGTCAGGTCGATGGGCTTGAGGAAGGTGCCGTTGACGTAGATGTTGAGGGTGGAGTTGATCCCGCTGCCGCCCGCCGCGTCCGGGATGGAGAACCGGGTGACGAGGGTGTTGGTGCTGGCCTTGGTGGTGAACTCGACGTAGCTGCCGTTGGAGTTCAGCGTCACGGCCTTGCGGCCGGAGGCCTCGCCCGCCAGGGTGCCGACGTCCCGGCTCGGGCCGACGACGGCCGCGCCGCCGCCGGTGACGGCGTCCTCGGCCTCATACATGTCGTAGGGCATGTTGGCGCCGCGTCCGACGAAGAACGACTGCGTGCCGGTGTTGTTCGCCCGCTTCACCGGCAGTTCGTTGGCGTCGTCGGCCAGCACCGTCTTGACGGTGTACTTGCCGTTGGCGGCCGTCCACGTTCCCAGGTTGACCGGGGCCGTGGTGGCGCCGGCGGCGATCACGCCGCTGTAGGAGCCGGTCAGCGTACGGAGAACGGTGCCGGCCTCGTTGGCGACCGTCAGGGTGATGGCGTGGGCGCCGCCCGCGGAGGCCACGTTGCCCTGGTTCTTGATCGGCACGGAGAAGGTGACGACGTTGCCGTTCGCCGGGTTGCTCGGCGTCCAGCTGGGCACCGCGACGAGGTCCGAGCTGTCGACGGGCCTGACGACGAGCGAGGACGGGTTCGTGAAGGTGTTGTTCGCCTCGTTCTGCTCGATGACGTCGTTGGCCTCGTCGACCTTGGCGCTCAGCGGGTAGGTGGCCGCGTCACGAGGGCCGACGTTGGCGGAGACGTTGGCGGTCGCCCCGGCCGCCAGCGCGCCGACGGCGGCGGTGCCGACCTTGGTGGTTCCCAGATAGAAGTTGACGTTCGTCGCGCCGGAGGCCGCCGTCCCGGCGTTGCTGACCGTGGCCGCCAGTGTGATGGCGTCGGTCTCGATCGGGGACGCGGGAGACGCCGACATGCCCGTGATCGTCAGGTCCGGGTTCGGGGCGGGAGTGCCGATGACCTGGAACTCCGCGACCTGGCCGGCGGGGGCGCCGGTGTTCGTGGTGAACCTGAGCTGGACGTCGGCGACCGTGGCGGTGACGGGGATCGTCACGGTGTTCCCGGTGGCGGGGTTGAAGGTGTGGGCCGTCGCCGAGGACAGGTTGGTGAAGCCGGTGGCGTTCTGCTCACGCCCGAGGACCTGGACGGTCTGCGTGCGCGTCCCCCAGGAGCTGTCGGGGTTCAGCTTCAGCACGACCGAGTTGACGGAGGCGTTCGAGCCCAGCTGCACGGTGATCGTGCTGGGCTGGCCGTTGCCCTCCCAGTAGGTCGCCGTGTTGTTGTCGTTGGCGTTCGTGGCCACGAAGGTGTGAACCGTGCCCGAAGCGGTGATCGCCTTGCCGACGGCCAGGTTGGAGCCGCCGCCACCGCCGCTGCCGGTACGCGTGACGGTGTTGCTGTTCGAGGACTGGTTGCCCGCCGCGTCCTTGGCCCTGACGTAGTAGGAGACCGTCGCGGTGGCCGGCTGGGTGTCGGTGTAGGTCAGGACGTTGCCCGCCACGCTGGCGCGCAGGGCGTTGTTGGCGTAGACGTCGTAACCGGTCACGCCCACGAGGTCGGTCGAGGCGCCCCAGGTCAGCCTGATCTGGCCGGAGCCGGGCTGGGTGTAGGCCAGGTTGGACGGCGCGCTGGGAGCCGTCGTGTCGTTGCCGGAGCCGACGGGACCGTACACCTCGAACTCGGAGAGCTGACCGGCGGGCCAGCCCGTGTTGCCGGTGATGTTCACCCGCACGTATCGGGCGTTGGTCGCGGTGAAGTTGATCGTCACCGTGTTGCCGGTCGCCGGGTTGAAGGTGTATCCGGCGGAGCCGACGGTGGTGGTGGTGGGCGAGCCGCTCGTGCCCGTCAGCACCGACAGGGTCTGCGTCCTGGTGGCCCAGGCCGTCGCCGGCGGCAGCTTCAGGATGACCTGGTTGACGCTGGTCACGGCCCCGAGGTCGATCTGGGCCCACTGCGGGAAGGCGTTGTTGTTGCTCTCCCAGTAGGTGCTCGGGTTGCCGTCGTTGAGGTTGCCGGCCCCGTAGACGTCACTGACGCCGCTGACCGTGGCCGTCTTCCCCGCCGCCAGGTTGGGCCCGGCCGCGGAGGCCGGGGAGACCGGCCCGGCGAGAGCGATCAGGCTGACCGCGAGTGTCGCCGCGATCAGCCGTAACACCGTTACGTACTTCTTTCTCATCGCTTCTTCTATCTCTCGTCTGTAACGACAGGGGGTGGCGGGGAGGCTTTCACCTCCGCCGCGGAATGCACTCGTTTACCGACGGGTGGTGCCTTGCTCGCGAAGTGTGTTCGGGGGTCCGGTGAGCGGGTCGGCGGGTGTGACCCGCCATGCCGATCCGCGAGTCTCGCTCCGTTCGCCGTGAGGAGCCGCGCCGCCCACCGTGTCACCGGCGGGACGGGAAGGTGACCGGCGGAACCGGTGATGTCTGTGAACGTCGAGTTTCGCCCCGGCGCCGGAAGAACGGTGTCCGGGACTTCTTCCGCGTCACCTGTGACGGCGACCCCGGGCGTTCCGGCCAGGCTCGGTCGCGATCTTGACAGCGCTTGTCGCGATCCGGGCCGGGTGACGGCCCGCCGATCGCGTCGACTCGGGAACGATCGGTCTTTGCAACCGCTGCCGCCAGGGCGGCGACCGGCCGCGCAATGCCGAAACCGACATCACCTGGGCCTCTCCGTTGATGAACGGGACAGGCGCACGGCTACGGCGCACTCCTGCCAGAAGTTGCGGAGAATAGAAAGAAACTGAATATAGCTTTGCAAAATTCTTACATTGCTTTGGCCAAAGGTTACATACGTGCTACGGCCACGTCAACGGCTCAAGAAGTTCGACTTGTTATGACATAGCAGACCAAGGCCGTTATGGCCTTTCCGGTCGACGCGAAGTTCCCGGCTCCCTCGGCGACGGACGGGAGCGGGGCCGCGTTCGCGCCCGAAGGTGAATCGCCGTCGGCGCCCGGAGATCTGACAGCACCTGTCAGATCCCGCCTCACTCCGGGAGGGCTCGGCGCCCGCGCGTCCCCGTTCCGGCCGACCCCGATCCGGCGCGGCGAGGACCCTCCGCGCCGATCTCGCCGAGCCCGGAATCCCTCCGGCCGGAACATGACCGCCGCCGAAGCGCCGGACCCGCGCCCCGGCATGCCGGCGGGCTCCGGAACGGCATGGCGAAATTCTTTATGTCAATTTCTTGCGCAGTCGATCTTCATTTTTGCGCCAACTGTTGTAACGTGGCGATGTGTCCAGACGACTTTCAGATGTAGCCAAGTTCGCCGGGGTCAGCGTGGCGACGGTGAGCCGCGTGCTGCACGACAAGCCCGGCATCGCCCAGGCGACCAAGGATTCGGTGCTGACGGCCCTCGACGTGTTCGGGTACGAGCGCCCGGCCAAGTTGCGCAACGAACGGGGCCCGCTCATCGGCCTCGTCCTGCCTGACCTGCAGAATCCCATCTTCCCCGCCTTCGCGGAGCTGGTGGTGTCGGCGCTGATCCGGCGCAACCTGCTGCCGGTCCTCTGCACCCGCACGGCCGACGGGGTGTCCGAGGCGAACTACATCGAGATGTTGCTCGCCCAGCAGGTCGGCGGCATCGTCTTCATCGGCAGCAGCTACGCCGACGCCGGCCCCGAACACTGCCGCACGCTGCGAGAACGCCGGCTGCCGATCGTCCTGATCAACGCCGCGGACGAGAACCTCGACGTGCCCCGGGTCTGCGTGGACGACAGCGTCGCCGTCGATCAGGCGCTGGATCACCTGACGGCCCTGGGACACGAGCGGATCGGGCTGGTTCTCGGCCCCGTGGGGCACGTGCCCTCGGTCCGCAAACTCGCAGCGTACGCGGCCTACGCGCAGGCGCGGGGCGATCGGGAATGGCGAGGGCGCGTCGCCCACACGATCTTCTCGATGGAGGGCGGGGGCACCGCGGCGACGCGCCTGCTGAAAGAGGAGGTCACCGCGCTGATCTGCGCCAGCGACGCCCTGGCGCTGGGCGCGATCCGGGCCGCGCGCAAGCAGGGCCTGAGCGTTCCCGGCGACCTGTCGGTGGTGGGATTCGACGACTCCGCCCTGATGAACGTGACGGATCCGCCGCTGACGACCGTACGCCAGCCGATCCAGGCGATGAGCACCGCGGCGGTCGCGTCGCTGATGTCGCAGATAGACGGCCGTGCCGTGCCCGTCGACGAGGTGCTGTTCGATCCCGAGCTGATCGTGCGCGGCTCGACGGGCATGTGCCGGCGGGGGGATCGTCGCTGACCGGCCATGCCGGTCCCCCTCTTGTCGTCAAATTGCAGTTTTAAGCGCTCTCCTCTGTCGATCCTATCAACTTTTTGCGTTGACCCATGGACTTCTAGCCTCGATGGTTTTACCGTTCTGGCTACACCTCAGCGCTCGAAACCTCGACGCGACATGTCGGCAACCACCCCTTGAACAGACGGCGGCACATGCGTTCCGCCGGCGATGCGGGCTGCGCAGATACAGGTGTGTTCGTACACGAAGGGATCGCATCTGATGAACCGAGCCAGGCGCGGCAGGGCACTCGGGCTGGTGCTCGCCGCCGGCGTGACCATGACCACGGCAGCGTGCGGGGGCGCCCAGGAGAGCGAGTCCGTGGCCGGAGGGCCGGTGACCATCACGGTCAACGGCCTGCCGGCGGCGACCGACGAGTTCAACCGGGCGCACTTCGAGGCCGACGTCAAGGCGTTCGAGGCGAAGTACCCGAACATCAAGATCGACGCCAAGGAGGGTCTCATGGACCCTCAGACGTTCTCCGCCAAGCTCGCCGGCGGCCAGCTTGAGGACGTCTTCTACGTCTACCTCACCGACGCGCAGAACCTGATCGCCAAGCGGCAGGTCTCCGACATCAGCACCCAGCTCGCCGGCTTCCCGGTGACCAAGGACTACAAGCCCGGGCTGATGAAGGTCTTCTCCGACGCCGCCGGCAAGGTCTACGGCCTGCCCGACGAGAACTACTCCCTCGGCCTGATCTACAACCGGAAGCTGTACCAGCGGGCCGGGCTCGACGTGAACAAGCCTCCGGTGACGTGGGCCGAGGTCCGCGAGCACGCCAAGAAGATCAGCGCGCTCGGCAAGGACATCGTCGGCTACGGCGACTACAGCAAGTCCAACACCGGGGGCTGGCACTTCACCGCCGAGGTCTACTCCATCGGCGGCGACGTCGCGGTCAAGGACGGCGACACCTGGAAGGCCGCCTTCAACGACGACAAGGGCAGGCAGGTCCTCCAGCAGCTCAAGGACATGCGCTTCACCGACGACAGCATGGGCAAGCGCCAGCTTCTCGAGTACGACGATCTGATCAAGCTGATGGCCACCGACAAGCTGGGCCTCTACGTCGGTTCGACCGGCGACATGTCCAACATCGTCAACCAGTTCAAGGGCACCTTCGCCGACTACGGCCTGGGCCCCATCCCCGACGGCAAGGGCACGCTGGGAGGTGGCTCCGGCTACATGTTCAAGGCCGGTCTGAGCCCGGAGAAGATCAAGGCCGGTCTGACCTGGCTGACATTCAAGAAGAACCCCGACCGCATCGCGTCCGACAACAAGAACGCGGCGGCCAAGGGCCTTCCGGTCGGCCTGCCCGAACCCAACGTGTGGAGCGGCGCGTCGGAGCAGAAGCTGATCGAGGCGACCAAGCAGTACGCCAACATCCCGTCGGAGAACTTCGCGCCCTTCGCCGCCGCGACCGCCACGATCCCGCTGAAGCTGGAGCCGCCGAACGCCCAGCAGGTCTACGCCGCGCTCGACCCGGTGATGCAGAAGGTCCTGACCGACCCGAGCGCCGACATCGGGCAGTTGCTCACCGATGCGGAGAAGCAGGTCAACCAGATCCTGTCGTCGGTCAAGTGAGGGGGTTTCCGGGCTCTCGGCGGCCGGTCCCCGGCGGCCCGGAAACGCACGTTCGGAAGAAAGAAGAGACTTGATGGCGGTCATCACCGCGAGCCGCGCCCACCGCGGGCCGAACCGGCTGCGCCGCAGGATCGGCGACAATCTCCAGGCCTACCTGTTCCTCGCGGCCGGCCTCGCCAGCTTCGCCCTGTTCTCCTGGTATCCGCTGGTCAAGGGCGTCATCCTCAGCTTCCAGCAGGACAACCTGGTCGTCCCGCCGTACTGGGTGGGCCTGGACAACTTCCGCGCCCTGTTCGCCGACCCGCTGTTCTTCACCGCCTGGCGGAACACGCTGGAGTTCACCGGGCTGGCGCTGGTGTTCGGTTATGCGGTGCCGTTCGTGGTCGCCATGGTGATCAACGAGTTCCGGCATCTCAAGGGCTACTTCCGCATCGCGGTCTACCTCCCGGTGATGCTGCCGCCCATCGTCAGCGTCCTGCTGTGGCAGTACTTCTACGACCCCGGATCGGGCCTGTTCAACTCCGTCCTGGAGAGCCTGCACCTGCCCACCTCGGACTGGACCCAGTCGCCCAAGATGGCGATGATCTCGCTGGTGCTGGTGTCGACCTGGTCGAACATGGGCGGCGCCACCATCATGTATCTGGCCGGGCTGTCCACCATTCCCAGCGAGCTGTACGAAGCGGCCGAGCTCGACGGTGCGAGCGTGTGGCAGCGCGTGCGTCACGTGACGCTGCCGCAGATGCGGTTCGTGCTCCTGGTCCTGCTGCTCCTGCAGATCATCGCGACGATGCAGGTCTTCGTGGAGCCGTACCAGCTCACCGGCACCACCAACGAAGAGACGATCACCGTGATGGTGCTGATCTACCGCTACGCGTTCACCGTCAACAACGACTTCGGGCTCGCCGCCGCGATGAGCGTGCTGCTGTTCGTGGTACTCGCCGCGTTCTCCGCCGTCTACCTGCGGCTGACCCGCAACGCCGACTGAGGAGGGCCCGATGACCGTCACCACCCCCAGCCCGGCCCGCGGCCGGGCCCCCGCTCCCACCCCTCCCGCGACCTCCCCCCGTACGGCACGCCGCCGGCCGCCCGCCCGGCGGACGGCCGCCACCCGCACGCTGATCTCCGACGCCGACCTCAACCGCGGCAGAGGAAGGCTCGTCTACCGGGTCACCCTGGTGACGATGGCGGTGCTGTTCGCACTGATCTTCATCTTCCCGCTCTACTGGATGATCACCGGCGCGGTGAAGTCGCCCGTCGAGCTGGCCCAGCCCACGCCCACGCTGATCCCGCAGACCTGGCATCCGGAGACCTACGCGGAGGCCTGGACGAAGCTGCAGATCGGCAGGTTCCTTCTCAACACCGCCTTCTACACCGTGGGCGGCTGGCTCATCCAGCTCGTCGTCGACGTCGCCGCCGCCTACGCGCTGTCCAAGCTGCGCCCGATCCTGGGCAAGCTGGTGCTGGGCATGATGCTGGCCAGCCTGATGCTTCCGGCGGCGGCGCTGCTGGTCCCCAGCTACCTCACCGTCGTCGATGTGCCGATCTTCGGCGTCAACCTGCTGAACACCCCCTGGGCGCTCTGGCTCCCCGGCGCGGCCAACGCGTTCAACATCTACGTGCTCAAGAGGTTCTTCGACCAGATCCCCGGCGAGCTGATCGACGCGGCCAGCATCGACGGGGCGGGCCGGTTCCGGACGCTGTGGAGCGTCGTGCTGCCCCTCTCCCGCCCGGTCCTCTCCGTGGTGTCGATCTTCGCGATCGTCGGGGCGTGGAAGGACTTCCTCTGGCCGCTGCTGGTGCTGCGGGACCCGGAGGCGCAGACCATCAGCGTGGCCCTGAGCCGGCTGTCCTTCACCGGTTACGTGACCCAGAACGAGATGTTCGCGGGCCTGGCCATCGCCAGCCTCCCCATGATCGTCATCTTCATGATCTTCCAGCGCGGCATCCTCAGCGGCCTCTCCGCCGGCGCGCTCAAAGGCTGAGCCACCCGGCGACCACCCCACCCCCCGT
It includes:
- a CDS encoding galactose-binding domain-containing protein → MRKKYVTVLRLIAATLAVSLIALAGPVSPASAAGPNLAAGKTATVSGVSDVYGAGNLNDGNPSTYWESNNNAFPQWAQIDLGAVTSVNQVILKLPPATAWATRTQTLSVLTGTSGSPTTTTVGSAGYTFNPATGNTVTINFTATNARYVRVNITGNTGWPAGQLSEFEVYGPVGSGNDTTAPSAPSNLAYTQPGSGQIRLTWGASTDLVGVTGYDVYANNALRASVAGNVLTYTDTQPATATVSYYVRAKDAAGNQSSNSNTVTRTGSGGGGGSNLAVGKAITASGTVHTFVATNANDNNTATYWEGNGQPSTITVQLGSNASVNSVVLKLNPDSSWGTRTQTVQVLGREQNATGFTNLSSATAHTFNPATGNTVTIPVTATVADVQLRFTTNTGAPAGQVAEFQVIGTPAPNPDLTITGMSASPASPIETDAITLAATVSNAGTAASGATNVNFYLGTTKVGTAAVGALAAGATANVSANVGPRDAATYPLSAKVDEANDVIEQNEANNTFTNPSSLVVRPVDSSDLVAVPSWTPSNPANGNVVTFSVPIKNQGNVASAGGAHAITLTVANEAGTVLRTLTGSYSGVIAAGATTAPVNLGTWTAANGKYTVKTVLADDANELPVKRANNTGTQSFFVGRGANMPYDMYEAEDAVTGGGAAVVGPSRDVGTLAGEASGRKAVTLNSNGSYVEFTTKASTNTLVTRFSIPDAAGGSGINSTLNIYVNGTFLKPIDLTSKYAWLYGNEASPGNSPGAGARHIYDEANVMLGTTVPAGSKIRLQKDPANTTTYAIDFINLEQVAPIANPNPTTYAVPTGFAHQDVQNALDRVRMDTTGTLVGVYLPPGTYQTASKFQVYGKAVKVVGAGPWYTQFRAPTTQDNTDIGFRAEGSAGGSSFSNFAYFGNYTSRIDGPGKVFDFANVANIVIDNIWNEHMVCLYWGLNTDRVTIKNSRIRNMFADGINMTNGSTDNLVSNNEARATGDDSFALFSAIDGGGSDMRGNVYENLTSILTWRAAGVAVYGGYDNVFRNIYIADTLVYSGITISSLDFGYPMNGFGASPPTRFENISIVRAGGHFWGGQTFPAIWVFSASKVFQGIRVSDVDIVDPTYSGIMFQTNYVGGQPQFPVTDTVFTNVSISGAQKSGDAFDAKSGFGIWANEMPEPGQGPAVGSVTFNNLRMTNNAVNIRNTTSTFTINVNP
- a CDS encoding LacI family DNA-binding transcriptional regulator, whose amino-acid sequence is MSRRLSDVAKFAGVSVATVSRVLHDKPGIAQATKDSVLTALDVFGYERPAKLRNERGPLIGLVLPDLQNPIFPAFAELVVSALIRRNLLPVLCTRTADGVSEANYIEMLLAQQVGGIVFIGSSYADAGPEHCRTLRERRLPIVLINAADENLDVPRVCVDDSVAVDQALDHLTALGHERIGLVLGPVGHVPSVRKLAAYAAYAQARGDREWRGRVAHTIFSMEGGGTAATRLLKEEVTALICASDALALGAIRAARKQGLSVPGDLSVVGFDDSALMNVTDPPLTTVRQPIQAMSTAAVASLMSQIDGRAVPVDEVLFDPELIVRGSTGMCRRGDRR
- a CDS encoding ABC transporter substrate-binding protein, which translates into the protein MNRARRGRALGLVLAAGVTMTTAACGGAQESESVAGGPVTITVNGLPAATDEFNRAHFEADVKAFEAKYPNIKIDAKEGLMDPQTFSAKLAGGQLEDVFYVYLTDAQNLIAKRQVSDISTQLAGFPVTKDYKPGLMKVFSDAAGKVYGLPDENYSLGLIYNRKLYQRAGLDVNKPPVTWAEVREHAKKISALGKDIVGYGDYSKSNTGGWHFTAEVYSIGGDVAVKDGDTWKAAFNDDKGRQVLQQLKDMRFTDDSMGKRQLLEYDDLIKLMATDKLGLYVGSTGDMSNIVNQFKGTFADYGLGPIPDGKGTLGGGSGYMFKAGLSPEKIKAGLTWLTFKKNPDRIASDNKNAAAKGLPVGLPEPNVWSGASEQKLIEATKQYANIPSENFAPFAAATATIPLKLEPPNAQQVYAALDPVMQKVLTDPSADIGQLLTDAEKQVNQILSSVK